The following proteins are encoded in a genomic region of Myxosarcina sp. GI1:
- a CDS encoding filamentous hemagglutinin N-terminal domain-containing protein, which yields MLAVNFNRLESIAAIALATSLILLGEKEILAQIASDGTTNTQTNVSESLTTITGGAKTGQNLFHSFEQFSLSEGAAAYFNNSTEIENIFSRVTGGSISEIDGLIRANGNASLFIVNPAGIIFGANAQLNLGGSFIATTSESIIFEDGSQYSAVQPLDTPLLTISAPVGLQYGSASGAISSSAEGGAIALEVTPGNNLALIGNDVSLAGTNFSVISGKIQIGSVASGRVNLSKPTPAIQTTAGGTLSSNGNWNLDYAEVTKFGQLDLSQSIIDTSGVGGVVSLRGEAIALSDAIVSNFTLAEGSGGKIDLLATNVIQIKNSFLATQVGSNFLNNSSEIAGNGGDILVAAPQVKVIDGSLISSGTLSLGKGGNIFIQATEFVELSGNNPSFITTSTQGSGMGGKLTVNTGKLIVRNGSQLQALAGQGNGGAIAIDAKESVELSGTGSRIIGDSETTFNSGLFASSGSENVPFELQPDGKSGDLIVNTPKLSIADSARISVSNFGAANAGNIRINAARINLTTAGEIVANTASGKGGSIALNSEDLVILQQEAQISTNAERNGNGGNIELVTDNLVLLDASKIAADAQVGTGGNIEIETRGYFIDLTSQITASSSFGTDGIVEIVTPDADSNFATAPLERSPLTAESYITTGCGAGEDFAKNQFRNVGRGGLPPDYKERTSTELWEDLGFARTSSDTVISTNNFAPDNNKIVEATDWVINSSGKVELVATKSSSVVTTASCQL from the coding sequence ATGCTGGCTGTTAACTTCAACCGCTTAGAATCGATCGCGGCAATTGCCCTGGCAACATCGTTAATCTTGCTTGGCGAGAAAGAAATTTTAGCTCAAATAGCCAGTGACGGTACGACAAATACTCAAACCAATGTTTCTGAAAGTTTAACTACCATAACTGGCGGAGCGAAAACGGGACAAAATCTTTTTCACAGTTTCGAGCAATTTTCCCTTTCTGAAGGTGCTGCTGCTTATTTTAATAACTCTACTGAAATCGAAAATATTTTTAGCCGTGTTACTGGCGGTTCGATTTCTGAAATTGATGGTCTAATTAGAGCTAATGGCAATGCTAGTTTATTTATAGTCAATCCAGCAGGAATTATTTTTGGTGCTAATGCTCAGTTAAATCTTGGTGGTTCGTTTATTGCTACTACAAGTGAAAGCATTATTTTTGAGGATGGCAGCCAATACAGTGCCGTACAACCTCTTGACACTCCGTTATTAACTATAAGTGCTCCTGTTGGTTTGCAGTACGGCTCGGCATCTGGGGCAATCTCCAGTAGTGCTGAAGGGGGTGCGATCGCGCTAGAAGTCACGCCGGGCAACAATCTAGCTTTAATCGGCAACGATGTCTCTCTAGCAGGAACTAACTTTAGTGTTATTAGTGGCAAGATTCAGATTGGTAGTGTGGCTTCGGGAAGAGTTAATTTGAGCAAGCCCACACCAGCCATCCAAACGACTGCGGGCGGAACTTTGAGTAGTAATGGAAATTGGAATTTGGATTATGCAGAAGTAACTAAATTCGGACAATTAGATTTAAGTCAATCGATTATCGATACTAGCGGTGTGGGTGGCGTAGTCAGTCTTCGTGGCGAAGCGATCGCCCTGAGTGATGCTATAGTTAGCAATTTTACTTTAGCTGAAGGCAGCGGTGGCAAAATCGATCTGCTAGCTACTAATGTAATTCAAATAAAGAACAGTTTTCTTGCTACTCAGGTAGGGTCGAATTTTCTCAATAACAGTAGTGAAATTGCTGGAAACGGTGGGGATATTCTGGTTGCAGCACCACAAGTTAAAGTAATTGATGGTTCGTTAATTTCTTCAGGAACCCTTAGTTTGGGCAAAGGCGGCAATATTTTTATTCAAGCCACTGAATTTGTAGAGTTGTCTGGTAACAATCCTTCTTTTATCACTACATCTACTCAAGGCAGCGGCATGGGAGGAAAATTAACAGTTAATACGGGAAAACTTATAGTTCGCAATGGTAGTCAACTTCAAGCTTTAGCAGGGCAAGGAAATGGCGGTGCAATCGCGATCGATGCTAAAGAATCCGTTGAATTATCGGGTACGGGTTCTCGCATCATTGGCGATAGCGAAACAACATTTAATAGTGGTTTATTCGCCTCCTCTGGCAGTGAAAATGTACCTTTTGAGTTACAGCCAGACGGTAAGAGCGGCGATTTAATAGTCAATACTCCAAAGTTATCGATCGCCGATAGCGCCAGAATATCCGTCAGCAATTTTGGCGCGGCAAATGCAGGAAATATTAGAATTAACGCTGCCAGAATCAATCTAACAACAGCAGGAGAAATTGTGGCTAATACTGCCTCTGGTAAAGGAGGTTCGATCGCACTTAATTCTGAAGATTTGGTTATTTTACAACAAGAGGCGCAAATATCAACCAATGCCGAGCGTAACGGTAACGGCGGTAATATCGAGCTTGTAACCGATAATTTAGTTTTGTTAGACGCAAGTAAAATTGCTGCCGATGCCCAAGTAGGTACGGGGGGAAATATTGAAATTGAAACTCGCGGCTATTTTATAGACTTAACTAGTCAAATTACCGCTAGTTCTAGCTTTGGTACCGATGGAATTGTCGAAATAGTTACCCCAGATGCCGACTCAAATTTTGCCACCGCACCACTAGAGCGATCGCCGCTTACGGCTGAAAGTTATATTACTACTGGCTGCGGTGCGGGCGAAGATTTTGCTAAAAATCAATTTCGCAATGTAGGACGTGGAGGACTACCTCCTGACTACAAAGAAAGAACGTCTACAGAACTTTGGGAGGATTTGGGTTTTGCTCGAACCTCGTCAGATACAGTCATTTCTACTAACAATTTTGCCCCTGATAACAACAAAATTGTTGAAGCAACAGATTGGGTTATTAATAGTAGCGGCAAAGTCGAATTAGTTGCTACCAAAAGTTCTTCGGTCGTTACAACGGCTAGTTGCCAGCTATAA
- the hisF gene encoding imidazole glycerol phosphate synthase subunit HisF, whose translation MLAKRILPCLDVNAGRVVKGVNFVDLKDAGDPVELAKVYNDAGADELVFLDITATHEDRGTIIDVVYRTAEQVFIPLTVGGGISSLEHIKNLLRAGADKVSINSAAVRDPDLIDRGSDRFGKQCIVVAIDARRRDNPSNPGWDVYVRGGRKNTGIDALEWAKEVETRGAGELLVTSMDADGTRAGYDLDLTSAIASSVEIPVIASGGAGNCQHIFEAFSRGKAEAALLASLLHYRELTVKEVKTYLQERNVSVRIV comes from the coding sequence AGTAGTTAAAGGCGTTAACTTTGTCGATCTTAAAGATGCTGGCGATCCTGTAGAGTTAGCCAAAGTTTATAACGATGCTGGGGCTGATGAATTGGTTTTTCTCGATATTACAGCGACACACGAAGACAGAGGCACGATTATAGATGTAGTTTACCGCACTGCCGAACAGGTGTTTATACCTCTAACCGTAGGTGGCGGTATCAGTTCGCTAGAACATATCAAAAATTTATTAAGAGCAGGAGCCGATAAAGTTAGTATCAACTCCGCCGCAGTTCGCGATCCCGATTTGATCGATCGCGGTAGCGACCGCTTTGGCAAACAGTGTATTGTGGTGGCAATAGACGCTAGGAGGCGTGACAATCCGAGCAATCCAGGTTGGGATGTTTACGTGCGTGGTGGTAGAAAAAATACGGGAATCGATGCTCTAGAATGGGCAAAAGAGGTGGAAACCAGGGGAGCGGGCGAACTACTGGTTACTAGTATGGATGCCGACGGTACGCGAGCTGGCTACGATCTAGATTTAACTAGTGCGATCGCTAGTTCGGTTGAAATTCCAGTGATTGCTTCGGGTGGTGCGGGTAATTGCCAACATATTTTTGAAGCTTTTAGCAGGGGTAAAGCTGAAGCCGCTTTACTTGCTTCGCTACTGCACTATAGGGAACTGACAGTGAAAGAGGTTAAAACATATCTGCAAGAACGTAACGTGTCAGTTAGAATTGTTTGA
- a CDS encoding lecithin retinol acyltransferase family protein, with protein sequence MAKGDRIYTYRNFWQLDGLYKHYGIDCGDGTVIHYRKPSEVIERTSMATFSMGNPVYVVDDPEDFYFVPDVVVERAESRLGEKKYNLLFNNCEHFVNWCKIGINDSKQIRNFLPTINRLDTSQLYEPIKQALMGKDKNNSLQLLDEALTDVRSVWNTIQPEYERAISEMKTWDEVAKAALKKDREDLARAALKKKWNYRHQAGKLEIELNELAELTENIIRNQQSLKQ encoded by the coding sequence ATGGCAAAAGGCGATCGCATCTACACATATCGAAATTTCTGGCAACTCGATGGATTATACAAACATTACGGTATTGACTGCGGCGACGGCACCGTAATTCACTATCGCAAGCCTAGTGAAGTTATCGAACGCACTTCTATGGCTACTTTTAGTATGGGCAATCCCGTTTATGTAGTTGACGATCCCGAAGATTTTTATTTTGTTCCCGATGTGGTTGTAGAAAGAGCCGAAAGCAGATTGGGAGAAAAAAAATACAATCTACTTTTCAATAACTGCGAACATTTTGTTAACTGGTGCAAAATAGGAATTAACGACAGCAAACAGATTAGAAACTTTTTACCTACTATTAACAGACTAGACACCTCTCAGCTATACGAACCAATTAAACAGGCTCTGATGGGTAAAGACAAGAATAACTCGCTGCAATTGCTGGACGAAGCTCTAACAGATGTTAGGTCGGTATGGAATACCATTCAACCAGAATACGAACGGGCGATCTCTGAAATGAAAACCTGGGATGAGGTAGCTAAAGCAGCACTAAAAAAAGATCGCGAAGATTTAGCCCGCGCTGCTCTCAAAAAGAAATGGAACTATCGCCACCAAGCTGGCAAGTTAGAAATAGAGTTAAACGAACTGGCAGAACTGACAGAAAATATTATTCGCAATCAGCAAAGTTTAAAGCAATAG
- the lspA gene encoding signal peptidase II: MKKNRIFWITASTGTILDRITKYWVANNFSDIGDTVPLWQDVFHLTYVVNTGAAFSFFSGGVGWLRWLSLIVSVGLVIYALSSRLSKIEQLGYGFILAGAFGNGIDRFLFGHVVDFLDFRLINFPVFNVADIAINLGILFLLIYSFSNPTNNKA, encoded by the coding sequence ATGAAAAAAAATCGTATTTTTTGGATAACTGCCTCTACAGGTACGATTCTCGACCGTATAACAAAATATTGGGTCGCTAACAACTTTAGCGATATTGGCGACACCGTCCCCTTATGGCAAGATGTATTTCATTTAACCTATGTTGTCAACACTGGTGCGGCTTTTAGTTTTTTTAGCGGTGGAGTTGGTTGGTTGCGCTGGCTATCGTTAATAGTAAGTGTAGGTTTGGTTATTTATGCCCTTAGCTCCCGATTGAGCAAAATCGAACAGCTAGGTTATGGGTTTATTTTGGCTGGAGCTTTTGGTAACGGAATCGACCGTTTTTTATTCGGTCATGTGGTGGATTTTCTTGATTTTCGTCTGATTAATTTTCCCGTGTTCAATGTAGCTGACATTGCAATTAACCTGGGGATATTATTTCTCTTGATTTACAGTTTTAGTAATCCTACAAACAACAAAGCGTAA
- the queG gene encoding tRNA epoxyqueuosine(34) reductase QueG, translating into MNLNASQVKAAAKSFGFHLVGIAAVDGYEDNAVKHLQAWLAMGYHADLEWMANPKRKDIREVMPEARSLICVALNYYTSHQHSNRPEEAKISRYGWGRDYHKVMGKKLKALANWLRSHEDGVIARYYVDTGPVQDKVWAQRSGIGWIAKNGNVITRKYGSWVFLGEILTNLELTPDTPHTQHCGTCTRCLDACPTGAIVSPFVVDAQRCIAYHTIENRDEELPAAIANNLSGWVAGCDICQDVCPWNQRFAKETEIADFQPYSANINPKLTELAQISQVEWDRHFRASALRRIKPKMMRRNAKANLERNK; encoded by the coding sequence ATGAATTTGAACGCTAGTCAAGTTAAAGCTGCCGCCAAATCGTTTGGTTTTCATCTAGTGGGAATAGCTGCTGTAGATGGTTATGAAGATAATGCAGTCAAACACCTGCAAGCCTGGCTGGCAATGGGGTATCATGCAGATTTGGAGTGGATGGCAAATCCCAAACGCAAAGATATTAGAGAGGTAATGCCAGAAGCGCGATCGCTTATCTGTGTGGCTCTAAATTATTACACGTCCCATCAACATTCCAATCGACCTGAAGAGGCTAAAATCTCTCGCTATGGTTGGGGTAGAGATTATCACAAAGTTATGGGCAAAAAGCTCAAGGCTTTAGCTAACTGGTTGCGATCGCACGAAGATGGGGTAATTGCTCGCTATTATGTCGATACTGGACCCGTACAGGATAAAGTTTGGGCGCAGCGCAGCGGTATCGGTTGGATTGCCAAAAATGGTAATGTAATTACGCGAAAATATGGCAGTTGGGTTTTTTTAGGCGAAATTTTAACTAATTTAGAGTTAACTCCAGATACGCCTCATACGCAACATTGCGGTACCTGTACTCGTTGTCTCGATGCCTGTCCTACTGGGGCAATCGTCTCGCCGTTTGTGGTCGATGCCCAACGCTGCATTGCCTATCATACGATTGAAAATCGTGACGAAGAGTTACCAGCAGCGATCGCTAATAACTTATCTGGTTGGGTAGCAGGTTGTGATATTTGTCAAGATGTTTGTCCTTGGAATCAAAGATTTGCAAAAGAGACAGAAATAGCAGATTTTCAGCCCTATTCTGCTAATATCAATCCCAAACTAACAGAATTAGCTCAAATCTCACAAGTAGAATGGGATCGTCATTTTCGCGCCTCAGCCTTGAGAAGAATTAAGCCAAAGATGATGCGACGCAATGCCAAGGCTAATTTAGAGCGTAACAAATAA
- a CDS encoding Glu/Leu/Phe/Val dehydrogenase, with the protein MVNTISVPNTQTFVDKNQTSLFASVSQRLEKALKYVAISEDAIARLRYPKASLSVSIPVRMDDGSLRVFSGYRVRYDDTRGPGKGGVRYHPKVSLDEVQSLAFWMTFKCALLDLPFGGAKGGVTVNPKELSKSELERLSRGYIDAIADFIGVDVDILAPDVYTNSTIMGWMMDEYSTIKRHLCRGVVTGKPLTIGGSQGRDTATATGAFHVMQTFLPKFDRVPEETTVAIQGFGNAGATLAELLAKAGYKIVAVSDSQGGIYAPQGLDIPSVREHKNSRRQIKAVYCQDSVCSIVEHQTITNQELLALDVDVLIPAALENQITAANAADVKAKFIFEVANGPVTTEADRILQAKGVRVFPDILVNAGGVTVSYFEWVQNRNGWYWTLEEVNQRLQTKMETEAKKTWAIAQDLQIDIRTAAYIHGLNRLGEALDAKGTKDYFSIRE; encoded by the coding sequence ATGGTTAATACAATTTCCGTACCCAACACCCAAACTTTTGTCGACAAAAACCAAACTTCGTTGTTTGCCAGCGTCAGTCAAAGATTGGAAAAAGCTTTAAAATACGTAGCAATATCCGAAGATGCGATCGCCCGTCTGCGCTATCCTAAAGCCAGTTTGAGCGTTTCAATTCCCGTGCGCATGGATGATGGTTCGCTCAGGGTATTTTCTGGCTATCGGGTTCGTTACGACGATACCAGAGGTCCTGGTAAGGGAGGAGTACGCTACCATCCCAAGGTTAGTCTAGATGAGGTGCAGTCATTGGCATTTTGGATGACTTTTAAATGTGCGTTGTTAGATTTGCCCTTTGGTGGCGCAAAAGGCGGCGTAACGGTCAATCCTAAAGAACTATCCAAATCCGAACTAGAAAGATTGAGTAGGGGTTATATCGATGCGATCGCCGATTTTATCGGTGTCGATGTAGATATACTCGCTCCCGATGTCTACACCAACTCAACCATTATGGGTTGGATGATGGATGAATACAGCACTATCAAACGTCACCTCTGTCGGGGAGTGGTAACGGGTAAACCATTGACTATAGGTGGCAGTCAGGGCAGAGATACGGCAACTGCTACAGGTGCGTTCCACGTTATGCAAACCTTTTTACCCAAGTTCGATCGCGTCCCTGAAGAAACTACTGTTGCCATCCAGGGTTTTGGTAATGCAGGTGCCACACTAGCTGAGTTGTTAGCCAAAGCAGGTTATAAAATAGTGGCTGTCAGCGACTCGCAAGGGGGAATCTATGCGCCTCAAGGTTTGGATATTCCTAGCGTTCGCGAACATAAAAACAGCCGCCGTCAAATTAAAGCAGTTTATTGTCAAGATAGCGTTTGCAGCATTGTCGAACATCAGACTATAACCAATCAAGAGTTACTGGCTTTAGATGTAGATGTTTTAATACCCGCAGCTTTAGAAAATCAAATTACGGCAGCTAATGCCGCAGATGTCAAAGCCAAATTTATTTTTGAAGTAGCTAACGGTCCCGTGACTACTGAAGCCGATCGCATCTTGCAAGCAAAAGGTGTTCGTGTCTTTCCCGATATTTTAGTCAATGCTGGCGGCGTAACGGTTAGTTACTTTGAATGGGTGCAAAATCGCAACGGTTGGTATTGGACATTAGAAGAAGTTAACCAGCGTTTGCAAACTAAAATGGAAACTGAAGCCAAAAAAACTTGGGCGATCGCGCAAGACTTACAAATAGATATACGAACCGCTGCTTATATTCACGGCTTAAACCGTTTGGGAGAAGCTTTAGATGCTAAAGGAACTAAAGATTATTTCAGCATTCGAGAGTAA
- a CDS encoding HAD-IA family hydrolase yields the protein MTAKLVLFDFDGTIADTYQAIADITNQLSSEFGYKPVEPEELLLLKNLSSREIIKKTEISLFKIPFLVKRVRNELSKEIAKLKPITGIERVLFQLKARGYSLGIVTSNDKHNVELFLAKNNLNFLFDFIYSSTSIFGKHRVIKRIIKHNQWQREQIVYVGDETRDIRSARKSRIGVVAVSWGFNSAEILAEFQPDFLVDRPQELAATIAACYPANQKQFPVKVTAN from the coding sequence ATGACAGCAAAGTTAGTTCTATTCGACTTTGACGGTACCATTGCCGACACCTATCAAGCTATTGCCGATATTACCAATCAACTATCTTCAGAATTTGGCTACAAGCCTGTAGAGCCAGAGGAATTATTATTATTAAAAAACTTGAGTTCGCGAGAAATCATCAAGAAAACCGAAATTTCTTTGTTTAAAATTCCGTTCTTGGTTAAGAGAGTGCGCAACGAGTTATCTAAAGAAATTGCCAAACTCAAGCCAATTACGGGAATAGAGCGAGTTTTGTTCCAATTAAAAGCTCGCGGCTATAGTTTGGGCATAGTTACTTCCAATGACAAACATAACGTCGAATTATTTTTGGCTAAAAACAATCTAAATTTTTTGTTCGATTTTATTTATTCAAGCACTTCAATATTTGGCAAACATCGAGTTATCAAACGTATTATCAAACATAACCAGTGGCAACGAGAACAGATTGTCTATGTAGGTGATGAAACTAGAGACATCAGATCGGCGAGAAAAAGCCGTATTGGTGTTGTCGCGGTAAGCTGGGGATTTAACTCAGCAGAAATTTTAGCCGAGTTTCAACCCGATTTTTTAGTCGATCGACCGCAAGAACTAGCAGCTACTATTGCCGCCTGTTACCCTGCCAACCAAAAGCAGTTTCCAGTAAAAGTTACAGCTAACTAG
- a CDS encoding FAD-dependent oxidoreductase, which produces MNNSENSYEVVIIGGGVCGTALLYVLSNYTNINNIALIEKEPQVALVNSAKHNNSQTLHFGDIETNYTLKKARKVNSAASLVKNYLLQCDRDKNIYTKYHKMVLAVGEKQIANLKERYHEFKQLFPDLKLLTREEIAAVEPNVLTARDPEEEILALYTPEGYTVDYHQLAVSFLENAIKNRHKNIDLMMATKVKKITRTNDLYQIETGNKTLIAKTVAVTAGAHSLLFAKSLGYGLNYALLSVAGSFYFAPELLNGKVYTVQREKLPFAAIHGDPEVDNSKITRFGPTAKVLPLLERRNYSTFFEYLQTAGLSFKAVLSFLKILSDPVIFKYILLNFIYDFPLVGNRLFIKEVKKIIPAITLKQLKFAKGYGGVRPQIVNLNNKALEMGEAKITGDKIIFNITPSPGASTCLQNAVDDTEKIVAFLGNKYKFDRDKLTEDISGNVTVS; this is translated from the coding sequence ATGAATAATTCAGAAAATTCCTACGAAGTTGTCATTATCGGTGGAGGAGTTTGCGGAACTGCTTTGCTTTATGTTTTGAGCAACTATACTAACATTAACAACATTGCTTTAATAGAAAAAGAGCCGCAGGTAGCTTTAGTTAATTCTGCCAAACATAATAATAGCCAAACGCTGCATTTTGGCGACATTGAAACTAATTACACTCTTAAAAAAGCTCGTAAAGTAAATAGTGCTGCTAGTTTAGTTAAAAACTATTTATTACAGTGCGATCGTGATAAAAATATTTATACCAAATATCACAAAATGGTTTTGGCAGTAGGTGAAAAACAAATTGCCAACCTAAAAGAAAGGTATCACGAATTCAAACAATTATTTCCCGATTTAAAATTATTAACTAGAGAAGAAATAGCTGCTGTCGAACCAAATGTTTTAACGGCAAGAGATCCAGAAGAAGAAATTTTGGCTTTGTATACTCCTGAAGGTTACACTGTAGACTATCATCAACTGGCAGTATCTTTTTTAGAAAATGCTATTAAAAATCGCCATAAAAATATCGATCTGATGATGGCAACAAAGGTCAAAAAAATCACTAGAACCAATGACCTTTATCAGATCGAAACAGGAAATAAAACTCTAATTGCTAAAACGGTTGCCGTTACTGCAGGGGCGCATAGCTTATTATTTGCCAAATCATTAGGATACGGTTTAAATTACGCTTTACTTAGCGTGGCGGGAAGTTTTTACTTTGCTCCCGAACTTTTAAACGGTAAGGTATATACAGTACAAAGAGAAAAATTACCTTTTGCTGCCATTCATGGCGATCCTGAAGTTGATAATTCAAAAATTACCAGATTTGGTCCTACAGCTAAAGTTTTACCCTTATTAGAACGTCGCAACTATTCTACATTTTTTGAATATTTACAAACCGCAGGCTTGAGTTTTAAAGCTGTTTTGAGTTTTTTAAAGATTCTTTCCGATCCAGTTATTTTTAAATATATTTTACTCAATTTTATTTATGATTTTCCCTTAGTTGGTAATAGATTGTTTATCAAAGAAGTTAAAAAAATTATTCCTGCGATTACGTTAAAGCAATTAAAGTTTGCTAAAGGATACGGTGGTGTTAGACCGCAAATCGTCAATCTCAATAACAAAGCTTTAGAAATGGGCGAAGCTAAAATTACTGGCGATAAAATTATTTTTAATATTACTCCTTCTCCTGGGGCATCGACCTGTTTGCAAAATGCCGTAGACGATACAGAAAAAATAGTTGCTTTTTTAGGAAATAAATATAAGTTCGATCGCGATAAATTAACAGAAGATATTTCTGGTAATGTTACCGTCAGCTAA
- a CDS encoding GntR family transcriptional regulator: MLNFQIQSDSDIPASKQLFAQIQFAIASGQYTPGHRLPSTRQLAMITGLHRNTISKVYQQLEESGLVESVAGSGIYVKVHERESFLASDSPLVAASNLIKDSIDKLLELGCTLDNTKELFLEEINWRLRCREEILVVVPQRDISAGEIMQQELKQALQIPIELVELEQLPVLLEKINFGTIVTSRYFLQEVMEIVPHNSFRVIPIDIYDYGRELEMIKKLPSQACLGIVSLSKGTLNIAESIVNSLRGDDLLVITATVNDLKRLQAVFRSAHTIVSDPSSYDRVKETLIAMREDLIRIPEIIRSDNYIGEKSIALLRRELGLTDNK, translated from the coding sequence ATGCTGAACTTTCAAATCCAGTCGGATAGCGATATTCCTGCTTCAAAACAACTATTTGCACAAATTCAATTTGCGATCGCTTCTGGTCAATATACCCCCGGTCATCGTTTACCAAGTACCAGACAATTAGCCATGATTACAGGACTGCATCGCAACACCATTAGTAAAGTCTATCAGCAGTTAGAAGAATCGGGTTTAGTCGAGTCGGTAGCAGGATCGGGAATATATGTAAAAGTTCACGAACGAGAGAGTTTTTTAGCCTCAGATTCTCCTTTAGTTGCTGCTAGTAATTTAATCAAAGACAGCATCGATAAACTACTCGAACTTGGTTGTACTTTAGACAATACTAAAGAACTTTTTCTAGAAGAAATTAACTGGCGGTTGCGCTGTCGGGAAGAAATTCTGGTCGTAGTCCCGCAAAGAGATATTAGCGCGGGAGAAATAATGCAGCAAGAACTAAAACAAGCTTTGCAAATTCCTATCGAACTAGTAGAACTAGAACAGCTACCCGTACTATTAGAAAAAATTAACTTTGGCACTATAGTTACAAGTCGTTACTTTCTGCAAGAAGTTATGGAAATTGTGCCTCACAACTCGTTTCGAGTAATTCCAATTGATATTTATGACTATGGTAGAGAATTAGAAATGATTAAAAAACTTCCCTCTCAAGCGTGTTTGGGTATTGTCAGTTTGAGTAAGGGTACGTTAAACATTGCCGAGAGCATTGTCAACAGCCTACGAGGAGACGATTTGTTAGTGATAACCGCCACCGTCAACGATTTGAAACGTTTACAGGCTGTCTTTCGTTCGGCTCATACTATCGTCAGCGATCCTTCTAGCTACGACAGAGTCAAAGAAACCTTGATTGCCATGAGAGAAGATTTAATTCGGATTCCTGAAATCATTCGTAGCGATAATTATATTGGTGAAAAATCTATCGCTTTACTCAGGCGAGAACTAGGTCTAACAGACAATAAATAA
- a CDS encoding alpha/beta fold hydrolase encodes MNTGQARFEFLLFAQHGWADTGRDMAKLANTLTNTNTRAIVPSLNWWQTSIRIKPLIAAVETIAARNIKVYPQTPIKIIGHSMGGLIWLEVLNLHPEWWHLVHSLVVIGSPISGADLARRIDPFGIGIAIAGDLGRNRRQLAETIARKIPTLSIVSDLGMGHDGMVTIESSKFAYSKLVLLSDIGHAALKWHPAVVPVIKEFWANPQISPPPADNLVTKLIQRLQLVPGMTDASYQDFHKSQVVISFPHKITLRTWKNLLGVNHIYVAEGEKCLYAGYVGWMETSLLSQTIEQLKQEFA; translated from the coding sequence ATGAATACAGGACAGGCTCGTTTCGAGTTTTTGCTGTTCGCTCAACATGGCTGGGCAGACACTGGTAGAGATATGGCAAAATTAGCTAATACTTTGACGAATACTAATACCCGTGCGATCGTTCCTAGCTTAAACTGGTGGCAGACTTCAATTAGAATTAAACCTTTAATCGCAGCAGTAGAAACAATTGCCGCTCGCAACATCAAAGTTTATCCTCAGACACCGATAAAAATCATCGGTCATTCTATGGGGGGGCTGATTTGGCTGGAAGTATTAAATCTTCACCCAGAATGGTGGCATTTGGTACATTCATTAGTAGTTATTGGTTCACCGATTAGCGGTGCGGATTTAGCTCGCAGAATCGACCCTTTTGGAATTGGTATCGCTATTGCAGGAGATTTAGGTAGAAATCGCCGCCAACTTGCCGAAACAATTGCTCGCAAGATTCCAACTCTTTCGATAGTTAGCGATTTGGGTATGGGTCATGATGGCATGGTGACGATAGAAAGTAGCAAATTTGCCTATTCTAAACTGGTGCTTTTATCTGATATTGGTCACGCTGCCCTTAAGTGGCATCCTGCGGTAGTACCAGTCATTAAAGAGTTTTGGGCTAATCCCCAAATATCGCCACCTCCCGCAGACAACTTAGTAACTAAATTGATTCAAAGACTTCAGTTAGTTCCAGGTATGACTGATGCTAGCTATCAAGACTTTCATAAGTCGCAAGTTGTAATTAGTTTTCCTCATAAAATTACGCTTCGTACCTGGAAAAATCTTCTCGGGGTAAACCACATTTATGTAGCTGAAGGAGAAAAATGTCTTTATGCAGGTTACGTCGGTTGGATGGAAACTTCACTTTTAAGTCAAACAATCGAACAACTAAAGCAAGAATTTGCCTAG